The Polynucleobacter necessarius genome has a window encoding:
- a CDS encoding trimeric intracellular cation channel family protein, with protein MDQINFWIGMIATVAFAVTGVLAISDRGVDLFGVLVLGVITAIGGGTIRDMILDVPAFWSISQIYIWVAFGACVLTFVAESFFTQPQIYRTMLYIDGLGAALFGIQGADKVWNLGFGLPVAPVILGVVTAIGGGLLRDVLAGRKTLLMSHELYAIPVTIGCTLYVLALNYLPQYTLEASVVCMLAIFGLRVAAIHWDLRVPKLFITKMR; from the coding sequence ATGGATCAAATTAATTTCTGGATTGGCATGATCGCCACAGTTGCCTTTGCTGTTACAGGGGTTTTAGCAATCTCTGATCGTGGTGTTGATTTATTTGGCGTCCTGGTTTTGGGCGTCATTACTGCAATTGGCGGCGGTACGATTCGCGACATGATTTTGGACGTCCCAGCTTTTTGGTCAATTTCGCAAATTTATATCTGGGTTGCTTTTGGTGCTTGTGTGTTGACGTTTGTAGCGGAATCGTTTTTTACTCAACCGCAGATCTATCGGACGATGCTTTATATAGATGGTCTAGGCGCCGCTTTGTTTGGGATTCAAGGGGCGGATAAAGTCTGGAATCTAGGGTTCGGATTACCGGTAGCACCTGTCATCTTGGGTGTGGTTACTGCTATTGGGGGTGGTCTGTTACGAGATGTCTTGGCAGGTAGAAAAACCTTGCTGATGTCCCATGAGCTATATGCGATTCCTGTGACTATTGGATGCACCCTCTATGTATTAGCGCTGAATTACTTGCCGCAATACACGCTAGAAGCTTCGGTAGTTTGCATGCTGGCTATATTCGGATTACGCGTAGCTGCCATTCATTGGGATCTACGCGTACCCAAATTATTCATTACTAAAATGCGCTAA
- the maiA gene encoding maleylacetoacetate isomerase, with amino-acid sequence MKTQLYSFWRSSAAFRVRIALNLKGVDHQIIPIHLLKNGGEQTSAQYTDKNPTRLVPLLIAGDHAIHQSLAIIEYLEETHPNPPLLPKSAIDRAWVRALAMDIAVDVHPIGNLRVLRYLMKNLGVSAENKDVWSQHWMMLGLGSLEKQLAKDARVGRFAYGDAPGLVDICLVPQIFNALSAKLDMKIYPTLMKIFNECMTLPAFIDAAWEKQIDAEGLNPSIPPKE; translated from the coding sequence ATGAAAACCCAACTTTATAGTTTTTGGCGTAGCTCAGCAGCTTTTAGGGTGCGCATTGCCCTCAATTTAAAAGGGGTGGATCATCAAATCATTCCGATTCATCTTCTCAAGAATGGTGGCGAACAGACTAGTGCGCAATACACAGATAAAAATCCTACTCGCTTAGTGCCTCTTTTGATTGCAGGTGATCATGCTATTCATCAATCACTAGCCATCATTGAGTATCTTGAAGAAACGCACCCCAACCCGCCACTACTCCCCAAGAGTGCAATCGATCGGGCGTGGGTGCGCGCTTTAGCAATGGATATAGCCGTCGATGTTCATCCGATTGGTAATTTGCGAGTGCTACGCTACTTAATGAAAAACTTGGGTGTTAGTGCAGAGAACAAAGATGTCTGGAGTCAGCATTGGATGATGCTGGGTTTAGGGAGCCTAGAGAAACAATTAGCTAAAGACGCTAGGGTAGGTCGCTTTGCTTATGGAGATGCGCCAGGTCTTGTCGATATTTGTTTAGTGCCACAAATATTTAATGCGCTCAGTGCCAAGTTGGACATGAAAATCTACCCGACACTCATGAAGATATTTAATGAATGCATGACCTTGCCTGCTTTCATTGATGCGGCCTGGGAAAAACAAATTGATGCGGAGGGATTAAACCCCTCTATTCCACCAAAGGAATAG
- a CDS encoding AEC family transporter — translation MELNRFVIWLALPAQLFNFAANSGWETLWRPGFIAAFLISALIVFSLVLIFYWYQGRDLAAASFAGLSASYSNTGYMGIPLCLLALGQDGLAPAIIATFLVFILFALATILIEIDMLSHKKSHEIVWSVLKSLASNPLLVSPVLGLAWSASGWVIYDPLAQVISFLAAAATPCALVSIGLFLIRKDENASSKVWGISFGKLIIQPIIAWLIADPLLELPTLWVNAAVILAAMPTGTGPYMLAQYYMADGRVISRVVLVTTVGSLLTLSLFLWWNRGV, via the coding sequence ATTGAACTCAATCGATTTGTTATCTGGCTTGCGCTACCCGCTCAACTCTTTAACTTCGCAGCCAATAGTGGTTGGGAGACACTCTGGCGCCCCGGGTTTATTGCTGCTTTTTTAATTAGCGCCTTAATTGTTTTTTCTCTCGTCCTCATCTTTTATTGGTATCAAGGGCGTGATTTAGCAGCTGCAAGCTTTGCTGGTTTGAGTGCCTCTTATTCGAATACTGGCTACATGGGTATTCCGTTATGCCTACTAGCGCTTGGTCAAGATGGTCTGGCACCCGCGATTATTGCTACTTTCCTAGTGTTTATTCTGTTTGCATTGGCGACGATTCTGATTGAGATCGACATGTTGTCGCATAAAAAGTCCCATGAAATAGTTTGGAGTGTGCTGAAATCCTTGGCCTCAAATCCGCTCTTAGTGTCACCCGTATTAGGTCTAGCATGGTCTGCTTCTGGTTGGGTGATTTACGACCCATTGGCACAAGTGATTTCATTTTTGGCTGCAGCAGCAACACCTTGCGCGTTGGTATCAATCGGATTATTTCTGATTCGTAAAGATGAAAATGCTTCGAGCAAGGTGTGGGGTATTAGCTTCGGCAAGCTGATTATTCAGCCAATCATTGCCTGGTTAATTGCTGACCCTCTTCTGGAATTACCTACGCTATGGGTTAATGCGGCGGTAATACTGGCAGCAATGCCAACTGGCACAGGACCATACATGCTGGCTCAGTACTACATGGCAGATGGCAGAGTCATTTCTCGAGTAGTGCTTGTAACTACCGTTGGATCACTACTGACGCTCTCACTATTCCTTTGGTGGAATAGAGGGGTTTAA